One window from the genome of Garra rufa chromosome 1, GarRuf1.0, whole genome shotgun sequence encodes:
- the LOC141284196 gene encoding non-structural maintenance of chromosomes element 1 homolog, whose amino-acid sequence MSRQMGDSHKRFLQTMMSNGIISASQAVALHKHCCETHGAHYVADRLDEFINVINAQLQPLFMHIRKGMSEENGLEYYALVNVTETDITRMASDYADNELELFRKTMDLIVESESGTASSTDILNCADSLQTKKLKKKETELVLNKFVQDKWLNEKDGEYTLSVRCIVEMEQYMRTIYQDLIKVCHVCHNIALQCQMCENPACGIKVHLPCVARYFRARSDPRCPECNEFWPHEIPEMQHSQSQSSQNLPSSSKENTAPTPSRRSRRL is encoded by the exons ATGTCTCGTCAAATGGGAGACAGTCACAAGCGCTTTTTGCAGACCATGATGAGCAACGGCATCATCAGTGCATCTCAGGCCGTGGCACTACACAAACACTGCTGTGAGACCCATGGAG CACACTACGTGGCTGACAGATTAGATGAGTTCATTAATGTCATCAACGCTCAACTTCAGCCTTTGTTCATGCACATCAGGAAAGGCATGTCTGAAGAAAATGGACTGGAGTATTATGCCTTG GTAAACGTGACAGAGACGGACATAACAAGAATGGCGTCTGATTATGCAGACAATGAACTGGAATTATTCAGAAAGACG ATGGATCTGATTGTAGAGTCCGAGAGTGGTACTGCCTCCTCCACCGATATTTTAAATTGTGCCGACAGCCTCCAGACAAAGAAATTGAAGAAAAAAGAAACTGAGCTTGTCCTAAACAAATTTGTCCAGGACAAATGGTTAAATGAG AAAGACGGTGAATACACTCTAAGTGTGCGCTGCATTGTGGAGATGGAACAGTACATGCGCACAATCTACCAAGACCTCATCAAAGTGTGTCATGTCTGCCACAACATTGCCCTGCAG tGCCAGATGTGTGAAAACCCAGCCTGTGGAATCAAGGTGCACTTGCCGTGTGTTGCCAGATATTTTAGAGCGCGCAGTGATCCACGTTGCCCGGAATGCAATGAATTCTGGCCTCACGAGATTCCAG AAATGCAGCATTCCCAGTCACAGAGTTCACAAAATCTGCCTTCATCATCCAAAGAGAATACTGCCCCCACGCCGTCACGCCGGTCAAGAAGGTTataa
- the LOC141283077 gene encoding lysine-specific demethylase 8 — MAPIWTDVRAVLPSTVSEFPLHFSEKIELSVLKVLELARDQLYSAADCLASAEKAQVIIDYSWEKLNTGTWRDVDKEWRRVYSYGCLFKALSLCQGDPSQYNIQEAIKTCDMGLLMGAAIMDNILQRLVGVLRIKLKTKSPYKAERSEETCSKKMKLDCVSEPVINPAQAVPRIHCPSLERFRSDFLAPQKPVIIEGITDHWPAFTEHPWSIDYLRSIAGCRTVPIEVGSKYTDEEWSQKLITVNDFIDRYIIGTAEDGVGYLAQHQLFDQVPELKEDIRIPDYCCLGEGDEDDITINAWFGPGATVSPLHQDPQQNFLAQVVGRKYIRLYSPDETKNLYPHQSQLLHNTSQVEVENPDLVKFPDFSKASYQECVLKPRDVLFIPQQHWHYVRSLELSFSVSFWWS; from the exons atggCTCCAATCTGGACTGATGTTCGAGCTGTTTTGCCCTCGACAGTATCTGAATTCCCTCTTCACTTTAGCGAAAAGATTGAGTTGAGTGTGTTGAAGGTTCTTGAGCTGGCCAGAGATCAGCTGTACAGTGCAGCAGATTGCTTAGCTTCTGCTGAAAAAGCTCAGGTCATTATTGATTACTCCTGGGAGAAGCTCAACACTGGGACATGGAGAGATGTGGACAAGGAGTGGAGGAGAGTTTACTCTTATGGCTGCTTATTCAAAGCCTTAAGTTTATGTCAAGGAGATCCATCTCAATACAATATCCAAGAGGCTATTAAAACATGTGACATGGGTTTGTTAATGGGAGCTGCCATCATGGACAACATTCTGCAAAGGCTTGTTGGTGTCTTAAGAATAAAACTAAAAACGAAGAGTCCATACAAAGCAGAGAGGAGTGAAGAAACCTGTTCAAAG AAAATGAAACTGGACTGTGTCTCCGAGCCTGTAATAAACCCTGCACAAGCAGTGCCCAGGATCCATTGCCCATCCCTGGAGCGCTTCAGATCAGATTTCCTGGCTCCTCAGAAGCCTGTGATTATAGAGGGAATAACAGACCACTGGCCGGCCTTCACAGAGCATCCATGGAG CATAGACTACTTACGAAGCATCGCTGGCTGCCGGACGGTACCTATTGAAGTGGGATccaagtacacagatgaagagtGGTCACAAAAGCTGATTACAGTGAATGACTTCATAGACCGCTACATTATAGGAACA GCAGAGGATGGAGTGGGATATCTGGCTCAGCATCAGTTGTTTGATCAG GTTCCAGAGCTGAAAGAAGATATTCGCATCCCAGACTATTGTTGTCTTGGAGAGGGAGATGAGGATGACATTACAATTAATGCCTGGTTTGGGCCTGGAGCGACTGTGTCTCCTCTCCATCAGGATCCTCAACAGAATTTCTTGGCTCAG GTGGTTGGAAGGAAATACATACGACTCTACAGcccagatgaaacaaaaaatctCTATCCGCATCAATCGCAGCTACTGCACAACACCAGTCAG GTGGAGGTGGAGAATCCAGACCTGGTGAAGTTCCCAGACTTCTCTAAAGCCTCATATCAGGAGTGTGTTCTCAAGCCCAGAGATGTCCTCTTCATCCCTCAACAGCATTGGCATTATGTGCGCTCTCTAGAGCTCAGCTTTTCCGTCAGTTTTTGGTGGTCCTGA